tgacccagaccaatgatacaggtactgaccctgaccctaacccagaccaatgatacaggtactgaccctaacccagaccagtgattcaggtactgaccctgaccctaacccagaccaatgatataggtactgaccctaactcagaccaatgatacaggtactaactgaccctaatccagaccaatgatacaggtactgatcctaacccagaccaatgatacaggtactgaccctgaccctaacacagaccaatgatacaggtactgaccctaacccagaccaatgatacaggcactgaccctgaccctaaccgagaccaatgatacaggtactgaccctaacccagaccaatgatacaggtactgaccctgaccctaacccagaccaatgatacaggtactgaccctgaccctaacccagaccaatgatacaggtactgaccctgaccctaacccagaccaatgatacaggtactgaccctgaccctaacccagaccaatgatacaggtactgaccctgaccctaacccagaccaatgatacaggtactgaccctgaccctaacccagaccaatgatacaggtactgaccctaatccagaccaatgatacaggtactgaccctaaccctaacccagaccaatgatataggtactgaccctgaccctaatccagaccaatgatacaggtactgaccctgaccctaacccagaccaatgatacaggtactgaccctgaccctaacctagaccaatgatacaggtactgaccctaacccagaccaatgatacaggtactgaccctaacccagaccaatgatacaggtactgaccctaacccagaccaatgatacaggtactgaccctgaccctaacctagaCCAATGatactgaccctgacccagaccaatgatacaggtactgaccctgaccctaacccagaccaatgatacaggtactgaccctgaccctaacccagaccaatgatacaggtactgaccctgaccctaacctagaccaatgatacaggtactgaccctaacccagaccaatgatacaggtactgaccctgacccagaccaatgatacaggtactgaccctaacccagaccaatgatacaggtactgaccctaacccagaccaatgatacagatactgaccctgaccctaacccagaccaatgatacaggtactgaccctgaccctaacctagaccaatgatacaggtactgaccctaaccaaGACCAattatacaggtactgaccctgaccctaacccagaccaatgatacaggtactgaccctaaccaaGACCAattatacaggtactgaccctgaccctaacccagaccaatgatagaggtactgaccctgaccctaacccagaccaatgatacaggtactgaccctcaccctaacccagaccaatgatacaggtactgaccctgaccctaacctagaccaatgatacaggtactgaccctaacccagaccaatgatacaggtactgaccctaacccagaccaatgattcaggaactgaccctgacccagaccaatgatacaggtactgaccctgacccagaccaatgatacaggtactgaccctgaccctaacctacaccaatgatacaggtactgaccctgacccagaccaatgatacaagtactgaccctgaccctaacccagaccaatgatacaggtactgacccagacccagaccaatgatacatgTACAGACCCTGACCcaaacccagaccaatgatacaggtactgaccctgaccctaacccagaccaatgatacaggtactgaccctaacccagaccagtgatacaggtactgaccctgaccctaacccagaccaatgatataggtactgaccctaacccagaccaatgatacaggtactgactgaccctaatccagaccaatgatacaggtactgatcctaacccagaccaatgatacaggtactgaacctgaccctaacctagaccaatgatacaggtactgaccctagcCCAGACCAAtaatacaggtactgaccctgaccctaacccagaccaatgatacaggtactgaccttaactcagaccaatgatacaggtactgaccctgaccctaacccagaccaatgatataggtactgaccctaacccagaccaatgatacaggtactgaccctgaccctaacccagaccaacgatacaggtactgaccctaacccagaccagtgatacaggtactgaccctgaccctaacctagaccaatgatacaggtactgaccctaacccagaccaatgatacaggtactgaccctgacccagaccaatgatacaggtactgaccctgacccagaccaatgacacaggtactgaccctaaccaagaccaatgatacaggtactgaccctaacccagaccaatgatacaggtacagaccctgaccctaacccagaccaatgatataggtactgaccctaacccagaccaatgatacaggtactgaccctgaccctaacccagaccaatgatacaggtactgaccctgaccctaacccacaccaatgatacaggtactgaccctgactctaacccagaCAAattatacaggtactgaccctgaccctaacccagaccaattatacaggtactgaccctgacccagaccaatgatacaggtactgaccctgaccctaacctagaccaatgatacaggtactgaccctaacccagaccaatgatacaggtactgaccctgacccagaccaatgatacaggtactgaccctgacccagaccaatgacacaggtactgaccctaaacaagaccaatgatacaggtactgaccctaacccagaccaatgatacaggtactgaccctgaccctaacccagaccaatgatacaggtactgaccctaacccagaccaatgatacaggtactgaccctgaccctaacccagaccaatgatacaggtactgaccctgaccctaacccacaccaatgatacaggtactgaccctgactctaacccagaCAAattatacaggtactgaccctgaccctaacccagaccaattatacaggtactgaccctgacccagaccaatgatacaggtactgaccctgaccctaacctagaccaatgatacaggtactgaccctaacccagaccaatgatacaggtactgaccctgaccctaacccagaccaatgatataggtactgaccctgaccctaacccagaccaatgatataggtactgaccctgaccctaacctagaccaatgatacaggtactgaccctgacccagaccaatgatacaggtactgaccctgacccagaccaatgatacaggtactgaccctaacccagaccaatgatacaggtactgaccctaacccagaccaatgatacaggtactgaccctaacccagaccaatgatacaggtactgatcctgaccctaacccagaccaatgatacaggtactgaccctgaccctaacccagaccaatgatacaggtactgaccctaacccagaccaatgatacaggcactgaccctgaccctaaccgagaccaatgatacaggtactgacccagaCCAattatacaggtactgaccctaacccagaccaatgatacaggtactgaccctgacccagaccaatgatacaggtactgaccctgaccctaacccagaccaatgatacaggtactgaccctgaccctaacccagaccaatgatacaggtactgaccctgacccagaccaatgatacaggtactgaccctaatccagaccaatgatacaggtactgaccctaatccagaccaatgatacaggtactgaccctaatccagaccaatgatacaggtactgaccctaacccagagcaatgatacaggtactgaccctgaccctaacccagaccaatgatacaggtactgaccctgaccctaacccagaccagtgatacaggtactgaccctaacccagaccaatgatacaggtactgaccctgaccctaacccagaccaatgatacaggtactgaccctaacccagaccaatgatacaggtactgaccctgaccctaacccagaccaatgatacaggtactgaccctgaccctaacccagaccaatgatacaggtactgaccctgaccctaacccagaccaatgatacaggtactgaccctgactctaagccagaccaatgatacaggtactgaccctgacccagaccaatgatacaggtactgaccctgacccagaccaatgatacaggtactgaccctgacccagaccaatgatacaggtactgaccctgacccagaccaatgatacaggtactgaccctaacccagaccaatgatacaggtactgaccctaacccagaccaatgatacaggtactgaccctaacccagaccaatgatacaggtacagaccctgaccctaacccagaccaatgatataggtactgaccctaacccagaccaatgatacaggtactgaccctgaccctaacccagaccaatgatacaggtactgaccctgaccctaacccacaccaatgatacaggtactgaccctgactctaacccagaccaattatacaggtactgaccctgacccagaccaattatacaggtactgaccctgacccagaccaatgatacaggtactgaccctgaccctaacccagaccaatgatacaggtactgaccctgacccagaccaatgatacaggtactgaccctgaccctaacccagaccaatgatacaggtactgaccctaacccagaccagtgattcaggtactgaccctgaccctaacccagaccaatgatataggtactgaccctaactcagaccaatgatacaggtactaactgaccctaatccagaccaatgatacaggtactgatcctaacccagaccaatgatacaggtactgaccctgaccctaacacagaccaatgatacaggtactgaccctaacccagaccaatgatacaggcactgaccctgaccctaaccgagaccaatgatacaggtactgaccctaacccagaccaatgatacaggtactgaccctgaccctaacccagaccaatgatacaggtactgaccctaacccagaccaatgatacaggtactgaccctgaccctaacccagaccaatgatacaggtactgaccctaacccagaccaatgatacaggtactgaccctgaccctaacccagaccaatgatacaggtactgaccctgaccctaacccagaccaatgatacaggtactgaccctaacccagaccaatgatacaggtactgaccctaaccctaacccagaccaatgatataggtactgaccctgaccctaatccagaccaatgatacaggtactgaccctgaccctaacccagaccaatgatacaggtactgaccctgaccctaacctagaccaatgatacaggtactgaccctaacccagaccaatgatacaggtactgaccctaacccagaccaatgataaaggtactgaccctaacccagaccgatgatacaggtactgaccctgaccctaacctagaCCAATGatactgaccctgacccagaccaatgatacaggtactgaccctgaccctaacccagaccaatgatacaggtactgaccctgaccctaacccagaccaatgatacaggtactgaccctgaccctaacctagaccaatgatacaggtactgaccctaacccagaccaatgatacaggtactgaccctgacccagaccaatgatacaggtactgaccctaacccagaccaatgatacaggtactgaccctaacccagaccaatgatacagatactgaccctgaccctaacccagaccaatgatacaggtactgaccctgaccctaacctagaccaatgatacaggtactgaccctaaccaaGACCAattatacaggtactgaccctgaccctaacccagaccaatgatacaggtactgaccctaaccaagaccaatgatacaggtactgaccctgaccctaacccagaccaatgatacaggtactgaccctgaccctaacccagaccaatgatacaggtactgaccctcaccctaacccagaccaatgatacaggtactgaccctgaccctaacctagaccaatgatacaggtactgaccctaacccagaccaatgatacaggtactgaccctaacccagaccaatgattcaggaactgaccctgacccagaccaatgatacaggtactgaccctgacccagaccaatgatacaggtactgaccctgaccctaacctacaccaatgatacaggtactgaccctgacccagaccaatgatacaagtactgaccctgaccctaacccagaccaatgatacaggtactgacccagacccagaccaatgatacaggtactgaccctgaccctaacccagaccaatgatacaggtactgaccctgaccctaacccagaccaatgatacaggtactgaccctgacccagaccaatgatacaggtactgaccctgaccctaacccagaccaatgatacaggtactgaccctgaccctaacccagaccaatgatacaggtactgacccagaccaatgatacaggtactgaccctgaccctaacccagaccaatgatataggtactgaccctaacccagaccaatgatacaggtactgaccctgaccctaacccagaccaatgatacaggcactgaccctaacccagaccaatgatacaggtactgacccagacccagaccaattatacaggtactgaccctgaccctaacccagaccaatgatacaggtactgaccctgacccagaccaatgatacaggtactgaccctgaccctaacccagaccaatgatacaggtactgaccctgacccagaccaatgatacaggtacagaccctgaccctaacccaggccaatgatacaggtactgaccctgaccctaacccagaccaatgatacaggtattgaccctgaccctaacccaaaccAATGATACATGTACTGaacctaacccagaccaatgatacaggtactgactgaccctgacccagaccaatgatacaggtactgaccctgacccagaccaatgatacaggtactgactgacccagaccaatgatacaggtactgacccctGAACCAGACCAATGATACATGTACTGaacctaacccagaccaatgatacaggtactgactgaccctgacccagaccaatgatacaggtactgaccctgaccctaatccagaccaatgatacaggtactgacctctaacccagaccaatgatacaggtactgacctctaaccctaaccccagaccaatgatacaggtactgaccctgaccctaacccagaccaatgatacaggtactgaccctgacccttacccagaccaatgatacaggtactgaccctgaccctaacccagaccaatgatacaggtactgaccctgaccctaacctagaccaatgatacaggtactgaccctaacccagaccaatgatacaggtactgacccagaccaatgatacaggtactgaccctcaccctaacccagaccaatgatacaggtactgaccctgaccctaacctagaccaatgatacaggttctgaccctaacccagaccaatgatacaggtactgaccctgaccctaacccagaccaatgatataggtactgaccctaacccagaccaatgatacaggtactgaccctgaccctaacccagaccaatgaaaCAGgcactgaccctaacccagaccaattatacaggtactgaccctaacccagaccaatgatacaggtactgaccctgacccagaccaatgatacaggtactgaccctgacccagaccaatgatacaggtacagaccctgaccctaacccaggccaatgatacaggtactgaccctgaccctaacccagaccaatgatacaggtacaaacccagaccaatgatacaggtactgaccctgaccctaacccaaaccAATCATACATGTACTGaacctaacccagaccaatgatacaggtactgactcaccctgacccagaccaatgatacaggtactgaccctgacccagaccaatgatacaggtactgactgaccctgacccagaccaatgatacaggtactgacccctGAACCAGACCAATGATACATGTACTGaacctaacccagaccaatgatacaggtactgactgaccctgacccagaccaatgatacaggtactgacctctaacccagaccaatgatacaggtactgacctctaacccagaccaatgatacaggtactgacctctaacccagaccaatgatacaggtactgaccctgaccctaatccagaccaatgatacaggtactgacctctaacccagaccaatgatacaggtactgaccctgaccctaacccagaccaatgatacaggtactgacctctaaccctaaccaatgatacaggtactgatctcaaaccctaacccagaccaatgatacaggtactgaccctgaccctaacccagaccaatgatacaggtactgaccctgaccctaacctagaccaatgatacaggtactgaccctaacccagaccaatgatacaggtaccgacccagaccaatgatacaggtactgaccctgaccccaacccagaccaatgatacaggtactgaccctaatccagaccaatgatacaggtactgaccctaacccagaccaatgatacaggtaccgacccagaccaatgatacaggtactgaccctgaccccaacccagaccaatgatacaggtactgaccctaatccagaccaatgatacaggtactgacctctaacccagaccaatgatacaggtactgaccctgaccctaacccagaccaatgatacaggtactgacctctaaccctaaccaatgatacaggtactgatcTCAAACCCTGaaccagaccaatgatacaggcactgacctctgaccttaaCCCAGACCAAAGAACTAACCTGGCTATAGCAACTGATGTCTACTGATATCACTTAATTTAAATTCAGCTACTATATCCTAACAATTCATGAATTAATTCCTGAAGGGAATTTGAGGCAATACAAGTTTTAATGAATTCTAGTCTGTCTCCTGTCCCAAAACCCCAGGCTAGCTATGCTGCCCCTTGCCTAACCTCCTTCCTGTATGTTTTCTTCCTTGCAGGACTTGGAGCACACACTGGGTCTGGCCCTGAACGAGGTCCAGGCAGCCAAGAAGACCTGGTTCAACAGAACCTTAACCTCCATCAAGACCGTGACGGGAGCACAGGGGAAGGAGACTACCTAACCTgagacccccctcctctcctcctcgacCACAGACTGTTCCCTGCTGCTCCCAAACCTCGACCCGTTCCTCTCCcagcctcccccctcctccccctggtCAGGGGTACCAGCCACTAACTTGACCGGAGGAAACCAAACCTCACCACGACAGGAGTTTTAAATAAGGACTGAGCTCAAAGGTACCACTGCCCCAAACTAAATGATATACTTaattaaaaaagaaacagaaaagaAAAGAGTCTTCAACGTTAGTCTTTATACTACTGATATTTAACAGGTAAGGAAGGAGTTGTAGAGAGTTACCTGAACTGTCCTCTACCCAGACATGGGAAATACAGCGCTCCATTTTACTATCCTCTCTCCAGACATGGGAAATACAACACTCCATTTTACTGTCCTCTCTCTAGACATGGGAAATACAACACTCCATTTTACTGTCCTCTCTCTAGACATGGGAAATACAACACTCCATTTTACTGTCCTCTCTCTAGACATGGGAAATACAGCACTCCATTTTACTGTCCTCTCTCTAGACATGGGAAATACAACACTCCATTTTACTGTCCTCTCTCTAGACATGGGAAATACAACACTCCATTTTACTGTCCTCTCTCTAGACATGGGAAATACAGCGCTCCAttttactatcctctctctagaCATGGGAAATACAGCGCTCCATTTTACTGTCCTCTCTCTAGACATGGGAAATACAACACTCCATTTTACTGTCCTCTCTCTAGACATGGGAAATACAGCGCTCCATTTTACTGTCCTCTCTCTAGACATGGGAAATACAACGCTCCATTTTACTGTCCTCTCTCTAGACATGGGAAATACAACGCTCCATTTTACTGTCCTCTCTCTAGACATGGGAAATACAGCGCTCCATTTTACTGTCCTCTCTCTAGACATGGGAAATACAACGCTCCATTTTACTGTCCTCTCTCCAGACATGGGAAATACAGCGCTCCGTTTTACTGTCCTCTCTCTAGACATGGGAAATTCAGCACTCCATTTTACTGTCCTCTCTCTAGACATGGGAAATACAGCGCTCCATTTTACTGTCCTCTCTCTAGACATGGGAAATACAACACTCCATTTTACTGTCCTCTCTCTAGACATGGGAAATACAGCGCTCCATTTTACTGTCCTCTCTCTAGACATGGGAAATACAACACTCCATTTTACTGTCCTCTCTCTAGACATGGGAAGTACAACACTCCAttttactatcctctctctagaCATGGGAAATACAGCGCTCCATTTTACTGTCCTCTCTCTAGACATGGGAAATACAACACTCCATTTTACTGTCCTCTCTCTAGACATGGGAAATACAACACTCCATTTTACTGTCCTCTCTCTAGACATGGGAAATACAACACTCCATTTTActgtcctctctctagactactTGTACCAAAAACAACTCCAACTGTAATCTAGGTACTACCAGAGCTAACTAACAGCCTCCTCCTTTTCTAATTTCTGTTCTATGATACCTTTCTTTTTCTATATATGTGTGATTAATGTACGTGTGAGTGTTAAGGGGAGTGTGAATGTTAAggggagtgtgagtgtgtgtgtgttagtgtgagtgttAAGGGAAGTGTGAGTGTTAAGGGAAGTGTGAGTGTTAAGGGAAGTGTGAGTGTTAAGGGAAGTGTGAGTGTTAAGGGAAGTGTGAGTGTTAAGGGAAGTGTGAGTGTTAAAGggagtgtgtgttaatgtgtgtgtgtgttaatgtgtgtgtgttaatgtgtgtgtgtgtgttaatgggagtgtgagtgctaatgtgtgtgtgagtgttaatgtgtgtgagtgttaatgtgtgtgagtgttaatgtgtgtgagtgttaaTGGGAGTGTGAGTGTGCATGAGTACGTATGTTTATGtgcatgtacaggtaactgccaaaataatggaagcAATTAAATGAGGGATAGAAAGTATTTTGAAAGCAGGTGCCTCcatacaggtgtggttcctgagttaattaagtaattaacatcccatcatgctcagggtcatgtataaaaatgctgggcaggccattgtTTTGGCCACCATGACTAtgccccccataggatgacaagaCCCCCATCCACAGGACACGAATGGTCACTGAATggcttgatgagcatgaaaatgatgtaaaccatattccatggccgtctcagtcaccagatatcaacccaattgaacacttatgggagattctggagcggcgcctgagatgccgttttccatcaacaaaacaccaaatgatggaatttcacttgtagaatctatgccctGGGTACATTGGAGTTGTTCTGGCTCGTGGCGCCCCAGCGCTCTAtgaagacactttatgttgccatttcctttattttggcaattaCCTGTATGACTGATGATGTTTCTGAGTGTGGTCTTCCTGTGAAGTTTAGCAGGATAGGAGCTGGGTGCTGTATAGTGGGCTGAGGGGGGAGTTATATGAGGAAGAGTATCTTACTGATGAAGCCTTGATTTGAAGGTTGAGGGGAACATGGTAAACATTATGTACAGGGTAACAGTAGATATATAAGCAGCAGCCTGGGGTCTGTCCGGTCGCTTGGTGTTGTAGCAGACAGAGGCAACTAGTGGTTGGTCCTGGCGCTGTCCTCACAGTGCGCTTTCTGGGCTGTCCGAACCTGGCTGGGCTCAAAGCATGGGAGCTCAGTGGCTAGAATTGCAGAGACATATGGGTGTGGCCCTCCCTTGCCTCAGACTCCACCCACAGACGTAGAACAGAACCTCCCCCCTTTGGGACTCCTCCCTCCATGGATACGTCCGAAATGGCATCCTACTGGTCTCCTATCAAAAGTATCCTACTATATAGGGACAAGGGTTCCGTCCTCCTCTCTGAGACCAGCTGTTCCTCTGGCTTCTGTACTAGAAGACCCttcatgacctctgacctcatcaGTCAAGTTTATGCCATGTTATCCTAGTCACGGACACCACTCTCCCAATATAGACATAGACAGACGCGCGTCACAGCCAGCCACCTACCGACCTACACTACTGACAGGGAGAGAAGGTCCTACTCtctactgactgtgtgtgtgtgtgtgtgtgtgtgtgtgtgtgtgtgtgtgtgtgtgtgtgtgtgtgtgtgtgtgtgtgtgtgtgtgtgtgtgtgtgtgtgtgtgtgtgtgtgtgtgtgtgtgtgtgtgtgtgtgtgtgtgtgtgtgtgtggtcggggTGGGGACTTTGCACCTTAACATTCATATTTATAATGTATGGTATCTTTCTAAGCTTGCTTAAAGGGAAAAATTCACTCAAAAccaattttttgtatttttttcactagTCCACTCTTGATACAGtctcaaaatgttttgcatgtcagcattCAAGAAGCCAAGTGTCACTTGCCACATCATCATTGCGTTTTGCAGTGTATTTTTCCTTGAAGTCTGTGTTGATGTCAGTGGAAGGAAGGCCTGTGTAATGTACAGGGAACAGAGGTCGTTCTGTAAGGCACTGGCTTGTACATAAGAAGCATTAGAATGATGATAATGATTACGATTTTAATTTTGtatttctactgctgtaactgaactaaataataATGTTGCCTAAAATAACTATGTATTATTGTACTGCGTTACAGATTAATGATGATCATGACCTACATACAGTACTAGTCgacagtttggacacctacttattccagggtttttctttatttttactattttctacattgtagaataatagtgaagacatcaaaactatgaaataacacacatggaatcatgtagtaaccaaaaaagtgttaaacaaatcaaaatgtattttatatttgagattcttcaaagtagccaccctttaccttgatgacagctttgcactctcttggcattctctcaaccagcttcacctaggaagcttttccagcagtcttaaaggagttcccacatatttctagaaaatagtaaaaataaagaaaaaccctggaatgagtaggtgtgtccaaacttttgactggtactgtatgttcttTTGCTCAAAAGCTTTCCGTCGTCTTAAATGTCAGACAAACTGCTGTCTCATCCATTACATGACAAAATGTACCTTTATTCATCCAACATTTCTGAACGTGTGGACCATTGTAGTATATGTTACATTGTTGTCTTTACTTAATGCATTTTAATATAAAGCTGTGAACTCAGACCACTTTGTTGTTTGTTTCATTCTTATTCTCATCCTAATGTATGCATGGATCATACACTTTAGAGGTCAGGCTATTTTTCCTCACGTCCCTGCGTGTTGCCTGTTCCATAAAGAGTTCTTATCATTCACTGAATTATAGGATCTCTTATGACCTGCTTCATTATCA
The DNA window shown above is from Salmo salar chromosome ssa13, Ssal_v3.1, whole genome shotgun sequence and carries:
- the LOC123726107 gene encoding Kruppel-like factor 18 — translated: MGNTALHFTILSPDMGNTTLHFTVLSLDMGNTTLHFTVLSLDMGNTTLHFTVLSLDMGNTALHFTVLSLDMGNTTLHFTVLSLDMGNTTLHFTVLSLDMGNTALHFTILSLDMGNTALHFTVLSLDMGNTTLHFTVLSLDMGNTALHFTVLSLDMGNTTLHFTVLSLDMGNTTLHFTVLSLDMGNTALHFTVLSLDMGNTTLHFTVLSPDMGNTALRFTVLSLDMGNSALHFTVLSLDMGNTALHFTVLSLDMGNTTLHFTVLSLDMGNTALHFTVLSLDMGNTTLHFTVLSLDMGSTTLHFTILSLDMGNTALHFTVLSLDMGNTTLHFTVLSLDMGNTTLHFTVLSLDYLYQKQLQL